In Nerophis ophidion isolate RoL-2023_Sa linkage group LG03, RoL_Noph_v1.0, whole genome shotgun sequence, the following are encoded in one genomic region:
- the rad52 gene encoding DNA repair protein RAD52 homolog isoform X1 has translation MSNTSEATATSSTKYFGQCSYTAEEQQAVHHALRQKLGPEFISSRMAGGGQKVCYIEGHRVVSLANEMFGYNGWSHSISQQNVDFVDLVNGRFYVGVSAFVKVQLKDGSFHEDVGYGVSEGLKSKALSLEKARKEAVTDGMKRALKCFGNALGNCILDKAYLQAINKIPKQPLPALDPALTKRSEREPSLEKARFCSLVREAQATAPPPEPRVLDRGETLSETHTPNAGSSGHVKSGDSRYEKGLLVLASGSPPPRHLVRDTLDSVASEAHTDPKQLRKIRQHQLQQKFRKEMEAKMLKHDPTQAENQGVPIGYTSSRGQELRADSADGSKEHLLADDPDFWNFTLDGIEELEVSRVRGPGLSTPRSHKMQTRSKTPQRRPDQQASSGVGLGPYAQSKSHLQPSRADTSPFRAGQSLKKRRLDS, from the exons atgtcgAACACTTCAGAAGCGACGGCGACTTCTTCAACCAAGTACTTCGGCCAG TGTTCGTACACGGCGGAGGAGCAGCAGGCTGTGCATCATGCTCTGCGACAGAAGCTGGGACCGGAGTTTATCAGTAGCAGAATGGCCGGAGGAGGGCAGAAG GTGTGCTACATTGAAGGCCACCGTGTGGTCAGCCTGGCCAATGAGATGTTCGGCTATAACGGATGGTCTCACTCCATCTCGCAGCAGAACGTTG ACTTCGTCGACCTGGTCAACGGGAGGTTTTACGTCGGCGTCAGCGCTTTTGTCAAAGTGCAGCTGAAA GACGGGTCTTTCCATGAGGATGTAGGCTATGGAGTCAGCGAGGGGCTTAAGTCCAAAGCCTTGTCACTGGAGAAAGCCAGAAAGGAAGCCGTCACTGACGGCATGAAGAGAGCGCTCAA GTGCTTCGGGAACGCCCTTGGAAACTGCATCCTGGACAAAGCCTACCTTCAGGCCATCAACAAGATCCCCAAGCAG CCGCTCCCCGCTCTAGACCCGGCCCTCACCAAGCGCTCCGAAAGGGAGCCCTCGCTGGAGAAAGCCCGCTTCTGCAGTCTGGTCCGAGAGGCCCAGGCCACCGCCCCCCCGCCGGAACCCAGAGTCCTAGACCGTGGCGAGACCTTGTCGGAAACTCACACTCCCAACGCTGGATCCAGTGGACACGTGAAGAGCGGGGACTCCAGGTATGAGAAGGGTCTCCTGGTTCTAGCCTCCGGCTCACCTCCACCACGTCACCTTGTCAGAGACACGCTGGACTCTGTGGCGTCCGAGGCGCACACCGACCCCAAGCAGCTGCGCAAGATACGCCAACATCAGCTGCAGCAGAAGTTCCGGAAAGAAATGGAGGCCAAGATGCTGAAGCATGATCCCACCCAGGCTGAGAACCAAGGGGTCCCCATTGGGTACACGTCCAGTAGAG GTCAGGAGTTGAGAGCTGACTCAGCAGATGGAAGCAAAGAGCATCTTCTGGCAG ACGATCCAGACTTCTGGAACTTCACCCTGGATGGGATCGAGGAGCTGGAGGTGTCCAGGGTCCGGGGCCCCGGGCTGAGCACGCCACGCAGCCACAAGATGCAGACCCGCAGCAAGACCCCACAGAGACGGCCGGACCAGCAGGCGTCGTCCGGCGTGGGTCTTGGACCGTACGCACAGTCCAAGTCCCACCTGCAACCATCCCGAGCAG ATACAAGTCCCTTCAGAGCCGGACAGTCCCTGAAGAAACGCCGACTGGACTCGTGA
- the rad52 gene encoding DNA repair protein RAD52 homolog isoform X2, whose protein sequence is MSNTSEATATSSTKYFGQCSYTAEEQQAVHHALRQKLGPEFISSRMAGGGQKVCYIEGHRVVSLANEMFGYNGWSHSISQQNVDFVDLVNGRFYVGVSAFVKVQLKDGSFHEDVGYGVSEGLKSKALSLEKARKEAVTDGMKRALKCFGNALGNCILDKAYLQAINKIPKQPLPALDPALTKRSEREPSLEKARFCSLVREAQATAPPPEPRVLDRGETLSETHTPNAGSSGHVKSGDSRYEKGLLVLASGSPPPRHLVRDTLDSVASEAHTDPKQLRKIRQHQLQQKFRKEMEAKMLKHDPTQAENQGVPIGYTSSRGQELRADSADGSKEHLLADTSPFRAGQSLKKRRLDS, encoded by the exons atgtcgAACACTTCAGAAGCGACGGCGACTTCTTCAACCAAGTACTTCGGCCAG TGTTCGTACACGGCGGAGGAGCAGCAGGCTGTGCATCATGCTCTGCGACAGAAGCTGGGACCGGAGTTTATCAGTAGCAGAATGGCCGGAGGAGGGCAGAAG GTGTGCTACATTGAAGGCCACCGTGTGGTCAGCCTGGCCAATGAGATGTTCGGCTATAACGGATGGTCTCACTCCATCTCGCAGCAGAACGTTG ACTTCGTCGACCTGGTCAACGGGAGGTTTTACGTCGGCGTCAGCGCTTTTGTCAAAGTGCAGCTGAAA GACGGGTCTTTCCATGAGGATGTAGGCTATGGAGTCAGCGAGGGGCTTAAGTCCAAAGCCTTGTCACTGGAGAAAGCCAGAAAGGAAGCCGTCACTGACGGCATGAAGAGAGCGCTCAA GTGCTTCGGGAACGCCCTTGGAAACTGCATCCTGGACAAAGCCTACCTTCAGGCCATCAACAAGATCCCCAAGCAG CCGCTCCCCGCTCTAGACCCGGCCCTCACCAAGCGCTCCGAAAGGGAGCCCTCGCTGGAGAAAGCCCGCTTCTGCAGTCTGGTCCGAGAGGCCCAGGCCACCGCCCCCCCGCCGGAACCCAGAGTCCTAGACCGTGGCGAGACCTTGTCGGAAACTCACACTCCCAACGCTGGATCCAGTGGACACGTGAAGAGCGGGGACTCCAGGTATGAGAAGGGTCTCCTGGTTCTAGCCTCCGGCTCACCTCCACCACGTCACCTTGTCAGAGACACGCTGGACTCTGTGGCGTCCGAGGCGCACACCGACCCCAAGCAGCTGCGCAAGATACGCCAACATCAGCTGCAGCAGAAGTTCCGGAAAGAAATGGAGGCCAAGATGCTGAAGCATGATCCCACCCAGGCTGAGAACCAAGGGGTCCCCATTGGGTACACGTCCAGTAGAG GTCAGGAGTTGAGAGCTGACTCAGCAGATGGAAGCAAAGAGCATCTTCTGGCAG ATACAAGTCCCTTCAGAGCCGGACAGTCCCTGAAGAAACGCCGACTGGACTCGTGA
- the rad52 gene encoding DNA repair protein RAD52 homolog isoform X3 encodes MSNTSEATATSSTKYFGQCSYTAEEQQAVHHALRQKLGPEFISSRMAGGGQKVCYIEGHRVVSLANEMFGYNGWSHSISQQNVDFVDLVNGRFYVGVSAFVKVQLKDGSFHEDVGYGVSEGLKSKALSLEKARKEAVTDGMKRALKCFGNALGNCILDKAYLQAINKIPKQPLPALDPALTKRSEREPSLEKARFCSLVREAQATAPPPEPRVLDRGETLSETHTPNAGSSGHVKSGDSRDTLDSVASEAHTDPKQLRKIRQHQLQQKFRKEMEAKMLKHDPTQAENQGVPIGYTSSRGQELRADSADGSKEHLLADDPDFWNFTLDGIEELEVSRVRGPGLSTPRSHKMQTRSKTPQRRPDQQASSGVGLGPYAQSKSHLQPSRADTSPFRAGQSLKKRRLDS; translated from the exons atgtcgAACACTTCAGAAGCGACGGCGACTTCTTCAACCAAGTACTTCGGCCAG TGTTCGTACACGGCGGAGGAGCAGCAGGCTGTGCATCATGCTCTGCGACAGAAGCTGGGACCGGAGTTTATCAGTAGCAGAATGGCCGGAGGAGGGCAGAAG GTGTGCTACATTGAAGGCCACCGTGTGGTCAGCCTGGCCAATGAGATGTTCGGCTATAACGGATGGTCTCACTCCATCTCGCAGCAGAACGTTG ACTTCGTCGACCTGGTCAACGGGAGGTTTTACGTCGGCGTCAGCGCTTTTGTCAAAGTGCAGCTGAAA GACGGGTCTTTCCATGAGGATGTAGGCTATGGAGTCAGCGAGGGGCTTAAGTCCAAAGCCTTGTCACTGGAGAAAGCCAGAAAGGAAGCCGTCACTGACGGCATGAAGAGAGCGCTCAA GTGCTTCGGGAACGCCCTTGGAAACTGCATCCTGGACAAAGCCTACCTTCAGGCCATCAACAAGATCCCCAAGCAG CCGCTCCCCGCTCTAGACCCGGCCCTCACCAAGCGCTCCGAAAGGGAGCCCTCGCTGGAGAAAGCCCGCTTCTGCAGTCTGGTCCGAGAGGCCCAGGCCACCGCCCCCCCGCCGGAACCCAGAGTCCTAGACCGTGGCGAGACCTTGTCGGAAACTCACACTCCCAACGCTGGATCCAGTGGACACGTGAAGAGCGGGGACTCCAG AGACACGCTGGACTCTGTGGCGTCCGAGGCGCACACCGACCCCAAGCAGCTGCGCAAGATACGCCAACATCAGCTGCAGCAGAAGTTCCGGAAAGAAATGGAGGCCAAGATGCTGAAGCATGATCCCACCCAGGCTGAGAACCAAGGGGTCCCCATTGGGTACACGTCCAGTAGAG GTCAGGAGTTGAGAGCTGACTCAGCAGATGGAAGCAAAGAGCATCTTCTGGCAG ACGATCCAGACTTCTGGAACTTCACCCTGGATGGGATCGAGGAGCTGGAGGTGTCCAGGGTCCGGGGCCCCGGGCTGAGCACGCCACGCAGCCACAAGATGCAGACCCGCAGCAAGACCCCACAGAGACGGCCGGACCAGCAGGCGTCGTCCGGCGTGGGTCTTGGACCGTACGCACAGTCCAAGTCCCACCTGCAACCATCCCGAGCAG ATACAAGTCCCTTCAGAGCCGGACAGTCCCTGAAGAAACGCCGACTGGACTCGTGA